The region TTCCTTTGGAAAGCTTTTCCGGAATTGCTTCCCAACTAGACATCCTTCACATAGTTGGTCTGGGTGGTTTATACTAGGCAAGCCTCTCACCATTTCCTTCTTTGACAAACATTTTAGACTATCGAAGTTGAGATGTACGAATCGTAGATGCCATAGCCACGAAGAGTCGGTATAGCAAGTCTTGAGACACTTTGCAACATCattttgaatgtttaagaggaaCATTCTATTATTTGACATAGGAACCTTAGCAATCAAGTTATGTCTACAATCTCTTAAGAAAAGACTATGTTCTTTCAAGTGGATGTCATAGCCTTTCTCTAATAATTGTCCCAAGCTCAAAATATTATTCTTCATGTTAGGAACATAATAGACATTGGATATGAATTGATGACTCCCATTATTTAAGCGTATAAGGATTTTACCTTTTCCTTTGACCGGTATCTTTGAGTCATCTCCAAATGAGACATTGCCAGTTGTCGCTTCATTGATCTCTACGAACATGCTTCAATCACCACAGATGTGATTGCTTGCGCCGGTGTCGAGGTACCATttgtttcttttctcttcaaCTTGGTTTTGGCACGCGAGCAACAAAGTTTCTTCTTCTCTGCCTTTTTCTTCTACAAAGTTAGCTTTCTCCACAACTTTCTTCGAGAATCTACACTCAGATGCATAGTGACCGATCTTGTTGCAGTTGAAGCACTTGATTTGTGATTTGTCACACCTCGACCATGAATTTCCTCTTCCACGACCTCTTGTTGCTTGTGGATTCCAACTTCTTTCTCCATTGTTAGAGTAGTTGTTGTAACTGCATCTTCCTTCTCCTCCATGTCCGCGTCCACGCCCACGATCTTGGCCACGACCTCGTCCTCTTTGGCTCTTGTAATTCGCATAATTTGCTTCCTTTATGTTGAGTTGTAGTAGTTTCTCCATAGCCTCCTTTTGtttaatttttctcttttgtttttcttcgTATGCTTGGAAGGAACCCATGAGTTGCTCAATAGTCATGGTCTTTAAATCCTTGTTTTCTTCAATGTTGGTAACAATGAAGTCAAAACTTGGATTTAAAGTGTGAAG is a window of Lathyrus oleraceus cultivar Zhongwan6 chromosome 6, CAAS_Psat_ZW6_1.0, whole genome shotgun sequence DNA encoding:
- the LOC127095331 gene encoding uncharacterized protein LOC127095331, with amino-acid sequence MANGGFNEQDEASLSQIVKKTLRESRKRDKKAFFFIYQSVDEDTFEKISNATTAKEACEKLQTCNKGVERVKKIRLQTLRGDFERLFMEESESISDYFSRVLAVVNQLKRNGEDVYEVKVMEKILHTLNPSFDFIVTNIEENKDLKTMTIEQLMGSFQAYEEKQKRKIKQKEAMEKLLQLNIKEANYANYKSQRGRGRGQDRGRGRGHGGEGRCSYNNYSNNGERSWNPQATRGRGRGNSWSRCDKSQIKCFNCNKIGHYASECRFSKKVVEKANFVEEKGREEETLLLACQNQVEEKRNKWYLDTGASNHICGD